ACCACCGTCTCTTCTGAGAACCTGTCGGCCCGCGGCGCCTATGAGATCAAGTCGGCGAACGGAGAGGCCCGCGTCACCCTGTTCGGCACGGGCACCGAACTGGCCCTGGCGCTCCAGGCCGCCGAAACCCTGGAAGCCGACGGCGTGCCGACCCGCGTCGTCTCCGTCCCCTGTTTCGAGCTGTTCGAGCAGCAGAGCGCCGACTACCAGGCTTCCCTCCTCGGCCGCGGCACGGTGCGCGTCGCCGTCGAGGCCGCCATCGGCCAGGGCTGGGGCCGCTTCATCGGCGAGGACGGCGCCTTTGTCGGCATGACCGGCTTCGGCGCCTCGGCTCCCGCCGAGGTGCTCTACGACAAGTTCGGCATCACCGCCGACGCCATCGTCGCGGCCGCCCGCTCGCGGCTGTAACGCCCAGTCTCCTCCCTGTTCGCGTGAGCGAATGGGGAGGTGGCTCGACGCGCAGCGTCGAGACGGAGGGGTTGTTGCGGCGTCCAAAGCCCCTCCACCGCTACGCGGTCCCCCTCCCCGCTTCGCAGGGAGGAGAAAGGAACACCACCATGAAACTCGGCACGCCCCTCTCCGACACCGCCGTCCGCGTCATGCTGCTGGGCGCGGGCGAGCTGGGCAAGGAGGTCGCGATCGAGCTGCAGCGGCTGGGCGTCGAGGTGGTCGCCGTCGACCGCTACCCCAACGCGCCCGCCATGCAGGTCGCCCACCGCAGCCACGTCATTCCGATGACCGATCCTCAGGTCCTAAACGGCGTGATCATGGCCGAGGCGCCGCACATCATCGTGCCCGAGATCGAGGCCATCGCCACCGACATTCTCGCAGGCATCGAGGCCGCCGGCATGGCCACGGTCATCCCCACCGCCCGCGCCGTGCAGCTGACCATGAACCGCGAAGGCATCCGCCGCCTGGCCGCCGAGGACCTGGACCTGCCGACCAGCCCCTACGCCTTCGCCGGTTCGGCCGACGAACTGGCCGAGGGCGCCGCGCGCGTCGGCTATCCCTGCTTCGTCAAGCCGGTGATGTCCTCCTCCGGCAAGGGCCAGTCGTATGTCGAAAGCGCTGACGAGATCGCCGACGCCTGGACCTATGCGCAAGGCGCCGGTCGCGTCGCCGGCGGGCGCGTCATCGTCGAGGGCCGGATCGACTTCGACTACGAGATCACCTTGCTGACCGTGCGCTCGCGCGGCGCGGACGGCCAGACCCGCACCGACTTCTGCGCCCCCATCGGCCACCGCCAGGTCAAGGGCGACTATGTCGAAAGCTGGCAGCCGCAGCCCATGAGCCCCGCCGCCCTCGCCTCGGCCCAGTCCATCGCCGGGCGCGTCACCGAGGCGCTGGGGGGATGGGGCGTGTTCGGCGTCGAACTGTTCGTGCGCGGCGACCAGGTCTGGTTCTCCGAGGTCTCGCCCCGCCCGCACGACACCGGCCTGGTCACCCTGGCCAGCCAGACCTTCAGCGAGTTCGCCCTGCACGCCCGCGCCATCCTGGGCCTGCCGGTCGACGTCTCCCAGCGCGAACCCGCCGCCAGCGCGGTGATCTACGGCGGGATGGAGGCGGCCGGGGTCGCCTTCGAAGGCGTGGCCGAGGCCTTGGCCGTGCCCACCGCCGACCTGCGCCTGTTCGGCAAGCCGGAAAGCTTCGAGCGCCGCCGCATGGGCGTCGCCGTCGCGCGCGGCGCCGACGTGGATCAGGCCCGCGAACGCGCGCGAGAGGCGGCCGGACGGATCAGGGTCGTCCAGGGCTGACCAGCCTCTTCTCCCCATCGCCGATGGGGAGGAGAGGTGACCGGTCTTCTCCCTCCCCGGATGGGGAGGGTGGCTGAGCCGCAGGCGAAGCCGGGTGGGGGCGGCAAGGCGCCCCATCGACGGTTTGTCCAGCTTCACGCCGTGCGACCCTGCCGGGCCGCCCCCACCCGGTCGCTGACGCGACCACCCTCCCCGAGCGGGGAGGGAGAACCTACGCGCGGGGCTTCAGCCTGCCTGAACGGCCGCCAGCGCCCGAGCCGCCTCCAGGTCCGCCGGATTGTCCACCGACAGCGGCGCCTCGCCGATCACCCGCGCCCAGATCTGCAGGCCCAGCTCCATGGCCCGCAGCTGCTCCAGCTTCTCGCGCGTCTCCAGGGGCGAAGGCGGCGCCGCGCAGAACCGCATCAGGGCCTCGCGCCGATAGCCATAGACCCCGACATGCCGCCAGATCGGCCCATCTCCGTAAAGGGTCGAGCGGGTGAAATAGAGCGCCCGCCCCTGCCGTTCGTCCTCTCCCAGGGCCAGCACGGCCTTGACCACGTCCGGATTGGTGCGGTCCGACGGATCGGCCTCGGCCGAAACCAGGGTGGCGATATCGCAGGACGGCTCGGCCTCCAGCAGCTCGGCGCAGGCCAGGGCGAAGCCGGGATCGGCGAAGGGCATGTCGCCCTGCACATTGATCACCGCGTCGTGGCGGCCTTCCGGATCCAGCGCCTCCAGGGCCGCGCGGATGCGGTCCGATCCGCTGGGCAGGCCCGGGTCGGTCAGGACGGCGCGGCCGCCCGCCGCTTCCACCGCCTCCACGATCTCCGGATCGCCGGCGGCCACCGCGACGGGCAGGCCCGAGGCCGCGGCCTGCGCCCACGCCCGCACGATCATCGGCCGCCCGCCGATGTCCGCCAGCGGCTTGTTCGGCAGTCGCGTCGCGGCCATCCGGGCGGGGATCAGGATCAGGGGATTCATGGCTGGGCGCCTCGTCTGAGTCGCCTTGGCCCTCGACAGGGGCGCCGGCGCGGTTGCGAAGGTGGCGCTAGCGTGCCAGACACGCCTAAGCAACACGCGCGATCACCGTCTGTCGCGCGGGGCTCAAAGGGATGGGGTGCGGCCACGGCATGAGCGGCGATCTGAAGTGGAATAAGATTTTCGGCGCAGGCCTGGGGACGGCCTTCGTCATCCTGGTCGTCCAGCAGGTGTCGGGCGCGATTTATCACACCGAGCCCCCTGAAAAGATGGGCTATTTCGTCGATGCGCCGGAAGAGGCCGCCGGCGGAGCCGAGGCCGAGCTGCCGCCGGACTGGGGCACGCTGCTGCCCGTCGCCGACGTCGCGGCCGGCGAGGCGGCCTTTGCCCGTTGCCAGGCCTGCCACAACATCCAGCAGGGCGGCGCCAACGGCATCGGCCCCAACCTGTTCGGCGTGGTGGGCGGCCCGGTGATGCACGCCGGCGGCTTCGCCTATTCGGACGCCATGGCCAAGCACAAGGCCGAGGCGCCGACCTGGGGCTATGACCAGCTGAACAGCTTCATCACCGCGCCGGGCCGCTATGTGCCGGGCACCAAGATGTCCTTCGCCGGTATCCGCGACACCCAGACGCGCATCAATCTGATCGCCTATCTGCGCTCGCAAGGGTCGGGCGGCTTCGCCGTTCCTGCGCCCGATCCGGCCCGCCAGCCGGGCGCCACTCCGGCCGAAGCCGCGGCCGCCGGCGACACGCCCGTCGCTCCCGGCGCCGGCGAAGCGGCCGCGCCGAACGGCGGTCAGGTCGGCGGCGCACCGGACACGAGCGCCGCGGCCCAGCCGGAAAGCCAGACCTCCAACCCCGCGCCCATGAGCTCGGAAGCCAACGCCACGGGCCTGGGCCAGAACAGCCCGCAACGCTGAGGCGCCAAGGTCCGGAAAAGATCAGGAGGCGGCTCTTCGGGGCCGCCTCTTTCGCGTCAGGGCAGTCGACGAACGACCGGCGCCTCGAAGCCGTCGGCGCGATAGCGGACGTCGACCTCAGCCAGCGCCTCCGTCCGCACGACGCCGGCCGCGCTGCTGGCGTGAATCACCGTCTGCGCGTCCAGCAGAATGGCGGCGTGCCCGCCCCAAGGCGAAACGACGTCCGAGCGCCACACCACCAGATCGCCGCGCCGGGCCTCGCCCATCTGCACCGCGGCGCCCAGCTCGGCCTGATCGACAGCAAAGCGCGGCCCCGGAAGACCGGCCGCATACAACGCCTGCTGCACCAGCCCGCTGCAGTCGAGGCCCTGCGCCGTGCGACCGCCCGGCCGGAACGGCGCGCCGACGAAACGCTCGGCGCTTGCGGCCAGGTCACGCTCGAACGTGGCGAAATCGCAAAGATCGGCGGCGGCGACCCAGCCCAGACCAGCGATCTCGCTCAAGCCGTCGCGGCGCCCCGCCTCGGGCACCAAGGCGTTCATCGGCAAGTTCGCGACCACCGCGCCGCCGGACGGACCTGAAAAGACGTCGGCGCTGGCGCCCGCGACCCGGTGCGTCGGCGCCTCGGCCGGCGCCGCCAGAGGTCCGACCTGCACCCACCCCACCACGCCCGACCGCCGCGATCGGCCCCAGGCCAGCGGTCCATGCCGCTCCAGCACGTCGAACAGCTCGCCGAACACCAGCTGGTCCACGACCTGCCCGTCGGGCCTGTCGCGGATGTCGACCGCCTGGGCGCCGCACGTCAGCGGCGTCGTCGCCGCATAGCGGTCCGCACGCACCAGCCCCTCCAGCGCCTGTTCGGCGAGATCGGAGCGGGCCAGCAAGGCGCCCGGCGGCAGGAGGTCGAAGCGGTCGGTCAAGAACTCGCGGCCCAGAAAGGATTGAGCCGGCATCCTGCGCCGCGAAGCCGAAGCGGCCGTTAACGCCCTTCGCTTTTTTCGCCGAAACGATCCTGCAGATAGCGGAAGCAGGCTCTGATCCCCTGCGCCTCCCCGCCTTCCGGCCACCCCGGCCGGCCGCGCGGGTTCCAGGCGAAGATGTCCATGTGCGCCCAGGCTCCGGTCTCCGGCGCGAACCGCTGCAGGAACAGGGCGGCCGTGACCGAGCCCGCCTGCGCCCAGCCCGCCGGATCGTTGCGCAGGTCGGCAATGTCCGCCTCCAGCGCCGCGCCGTAGCCGGGCCACAGCGGCATCCGCCAAAGCGGGTCGCGCACCGCCGACGCCGCCTGGAGCAACCCCGCCGCCAACCCATCGTCATCGGTATAGAGCGGCGGCAACTCCGGCCCCAGCGCGATCCGCGCTGCGCCCGTCAGCGTGGCGAAATCCAGCGTCAGGTCCGGCCTATGCTCGCCGGCTCGCGTCAGGGCGTCGGCCAGGATCAGCCGCCCCTCCGCATCCGTATTGCCGACCTCTACCGTCAGACCCTTGCGCGTCCGCAGGATGTCGCCGGGCCGAAAGGCGTCGGCCGAGATCGCGTTCTCCACCGCCGCTACGACGACCACCAGCCGCACGGGCAGATCGGCCTGCATCACCAGCCGGCCGAGCGCCAGGGCGTGCGCCGCCCCGCCCATGTCCTTTTTCATGTTGCGCATGCCGGCGGCCGGCTTGATGTCCAGCCCGCCCGTGTCGAACACCACCCCCTTGCCCACCAGCGCGACCAGCGGCAGTTCGAGCCGATCCAGCTTCCAGCCGATCTCGATGAGGCGCGGCTGGCGATGCGGGGCGGCGGCGCGACCCACGGCGTGCACCGCCGGATAGTTCGCATCCAGCAGGGCCTCCCCCTCGGTCACCGCGATCTCGGCGCCCGCCTCCTCGGCGATCTCGCGCGCCACGGTCTCGATCTGCAGCGGCCCCATGTCGGCGGCCGGCGTGTCCACCATCTCGCGCGCCAGGGCGCAGGCCGAGGCGATCCGCAGCACGGCCTCGACGTCCACGCCGTTCGGCGCGACCAGACGCGCCCGGCCCCGCTCGGGCCGCGCCTTGTAGCGGTCGAACAGGTAGGAGCCGAGCGCGAAGGCCAGCGCCGCCTGCGCCGCATCCTCGCCCTCGACGCCTTCCAAGCGCCAGACGCCAGAGGGCAGGCGCGCCGCCAGCGCACGCACGGACATTGGATCGAACCGCTCCCCGGCGCCGAACAGGGCCTGCCCCAAACCGCCGTCCGCGCCCGGCGTCAGCAGCAGCTGTCCCGCCTTGCCGGTGAAATCCTGGGCGGCGGCCCAGGCGGCGACGCCATCCGGCAGCGCCTCGCCAGACCGAACGATCCGAACAACGCGAACGCCTTCCCCCGCCTCTGCGGCGGAGATCAGGACTTCGGCATGAACAGCGGACATGGGCGTGACCTCAATCGAGCGCGCGTGGCGCCAGTTAACCAAGAGTTGACGCGGACAGGCGACCCTTTGCGCCTCACCAAGGCTCGTCCGGACCTCTTCCATGTCGCGCATGCCCGTCGCCATCGCAACCATCGCGGCCCTGCTCCTCGGCGCCGCGGGTCCGACCCTCGCCGCCGATCCCGCCGCGCCCGCAAAGGCGTCCGCCGAGATCCGCGCGACCTATGACCGGATGGACGCCCTGTCGCGCTCGGTCTTCTGGGCCAACGAACAGCAGGTCGATCCCAACGATCCGGTGGCGGGCGTGAAGCTGTCGCAGGCGCTGCGTGAACTCGGCAAGTACGACCAGGCGGCGCAGGCGGCCGAGGCGACGCTGACGGTGCAGCCGAACAATCTGGAAGCCATGCTGGCGCTGGGCCGCGCCCACATCGCGCGGGGCCAGGCCTTCTACGGCGTCGCGCCGCTGGAGCGGGCGCGCGATGCGGCGCCGCGCGACTGGCGCCCGCTGTCGCTTCTGGGCGTGGCCTATCAGCAGGTGCGCCGCTTCGACGACGCCCGCGCCGCCTGGAACCAGGCGCTGACCCTGTCGCCCGACAATCCCGATGTCCTGACCAACGCCGCCATGGCGGCCATGGCCAGCGGCGACGCGGCGGGCGCCGAGGCCCTGCTGCGCCGAGCCGCCGCCCAGCCGAGCGCCACAATCCAGGTGCGCCAGAACCTCGCCATCGCTCTGGGGCTTCAGGGCAAGACGGGCGAGGCCGAAGCCATCCTGCGCCGGGACCTGCCGCCCGAACAGGCCGAACGCAATCTCGCCTGGCTCAGGAACCGCGCGAACTCGACCTCGGCGCAGGCGGCCGGCCAGACGCCCGACGCCGCCCGCACCTGGGGCTCGCTGGGCGGCTGACGCCTTCTCTCGCGCCCGACGCCATCCTATCTTCCGCGCATGATCGACGATCTCTACAGCGCCCGCATCCTGTCGCTGGCGGCCAATCTGCCGCACAGCGGGCGACTGCCGACGCCTGACGGCACGGGCCAGCGGACGGCCAAGCTGTGCGGCTCCAGGGCCATCGTCGATGTCACGCTGGACGAGGACGGCCGCATCGCCGACTTCGCCCAGGACGTGCGCGCCTGCGCGCTCGGCCAGGCCGCGGCCGGCGTGGTGGGCGAGCACGCCATCGGCGCGTCTCGCGACGAGATCGCCTTCGCCCGCGACGCCCTGCTGGCCATGCTGAAGTCGGGCGGCGAGGGCCCGGACGGCCGCTTCGAGGCCTTGCGCGTGCTCAAGCCCGTCGCCGACTATCCCGCCCGCCACGCCTCGACCGCCGTCACCATCGAGGCGACGCTTGAGGCGGTGGATGCTGCGCTTCTGGCCCGAACTCGTCTCGCCGGAGCAGCCTGACAAGAGGCGTCCTGGTTGATCCCCCAGGCCTCACGGGGGATAAGCGCGGCGAACCGCAAGTCAGCTTGTCTCCGGCGAAGAGGCGCAATGTCTCTCTATGAACGCGGCGTCCGCGCGGCCCACCGGGGCTACAAGCTGACGCTGTCCCCCTGGTTCGGCCAGTCGTGCCGCTTCCTGCCGACCTGTTCGGACTATGGACGCGACGCCCTGATCCAACACGGACCGCTCAAGGGGGGATGGCTCACCGCGCGCAGGCTCTGTAAATGCCACCCCTTCGGCGGCTCGGGCTACGATCCCGTTCCGCCTGCCCAGCATCGGGCTGAGAAGACGAAATCATGATCGACCTGAAATTTCCCGACGGCGCCGTGCGCCAGTATCCGGCCGGTTCCACGGCGCGCGACGTGGCCCAGTCCATCTCGCCTTCGCTGGCCAAGAAGGCCGTGCTGGCCGAACTTAACGGCCAGCAGCGCGACATGGGCCGGGTGCTGGAGACCGGCGGCGACTTCCGCCTGATCATGCGTGACGACCCGGAGGCGCTCTACACCATCCGCCACGACACGGCCCACGTGCTGGCCGAGGCTGTACAGACGCTGTTTCCCGGCACCCAGGTCACGATCGGCCCGGCCATCGAGGACGGCTTCTATTACGACTTCGCCCGCGACGAGCCCTTCTCGACCGACGACTTCGCCGCCATCGAAAAGGAGATGGGCAGGATCATCGACCGCGACGCCAAGTTCGAGCGCGAGGTCTGGGATCGCGACGAAGCCATCGCCTTCTTCGCCGCGCGCGGAGAACGCTTCAAGGCCGAGCTGATCAGCGACCTGCCCGCCGACGAGACCATCACCATCTATCGCCAGGGCGAGTGGCTGGACCTGTGCCGGGGCCCGCACTTCCCCTCCACCCGCCACGTCGGCAAAGCCTTCAAGCTGACCAAGCTGGCCGGCGCCTACTGGCGCGGCGACAGCTCGCGTGACCAGCTGCAGCGCATCTATGGCACCGCCTGGGCGACCAAGGAGGACCTCGACGCCTATCTGCAGCGCATCGAGGAGGCGGAAAAGCGCGATCATAGAAAGCTCGGTCGCGCCATGGAGCTCTTCCACATGCAGGAAGAGGGCCGGGGCATGGTCTTCTGGCACCCCAAGGGCTGGGTCCTGTGGCAGGTGCTGGAGGCTTATATGCGCCGCCGCCTGACGGCGGCCGGCTATGTCGAGGTCAAGACGCCCCAGGTGCTGGACCGCAAGTTCTGGGAAGCCTCCGGCCACTGGGACAAATACCGCCCCAACATGTTCGTCTGCGAGACCGTGGAGGGCGAAACCCTCTCGCTCAAGCCGATGAACTGCCCGGGCCACGTGCAGATCTTCGACCAGGGCCAGCGGTCTTATCGCGAGCTGCCGCTGCGCATGGCCGAGTTCGGCGCCTGCCACCGCTATGAGCCGTCCGGCTCGCTGCACGGCCTGATGCGGGTGCGCGGCTTCACCCAAGACGACGCCCACATCTTCTGCCGCGAGGACCAGATCGTCGAGGAGACGGCGGCCTTTATCACCCTGGCCAAGAGCATCCACGCCGATCTCGGC
The genomic region above belongs to Brevundimonas sp. PAMC22021 and contains:
- the thrS gene encoding threonine--tRNA ligase; this encodes MIDLKFPDGAVRQYPAGSTARDVAQSISPSLAKKAVLAELNGQQRDMGRVLETGGDFRLIMRDDPEALYTIRHDTAHVLAEAVQTLFPGTQVTIGPAIEDGFYYDFARDEPFSTDDFAAIEKEMGRIIDRDAKFEREVWDRDEAIAFFAARGERFKAELISDLPADETITIYRQGEWLDLCRGPHFPSTRHVGKAFKLTKLAGAYWRGDSSRDQLQRIYGTAWATKEDLDAYLQRIEEAEKRDHRKLGRAMELFHMQEEGRGMVFWHPKGWVLWQVLEAYMRRRLTAAGYVEVKTPQVLDRKFWEASGHWDKYRPNMFVCETVEGETLSLKPMNCPGHVQIFDQGQRSYRELPLRMAEFGACHRYEPSGSLHGLMRVRGFTQDDAHIFCREDQIVEETAAFITLAKSIHADLGMETAYINLATRPEVRAGSDEFWDKAETQMAEAARAAGVEPVIAEGDGAFYAPKLDFIVKDAIGREWTCGTIQLDYVLPERLNATYIAEDGQKHRPVMLHRAILGSFERFIGIMIENYAGAFPLWLSPVQAVVATITSDADDYARDVQARFKAAGLRAEIDLRNEKVGYKVREHSVGKVPVIAVVGRNEAAEGQVAIRRLGSQAQTVVTVEEAIRILTEEATPPDLR
- a CDS encoding iron-sulfur cluster assembly scaffold protein, producing MIDDLYSARILSLAANLPHSGRLPTPDGTGQRTAKLCGSRAIVDVTLDEDGRIADFAQDVRACALGQAAAGVVGEHAIGASRDEIAFARDALLAMLKSGGEGPDGRFEALRVLKPVADYPARHASTAVTIEATLEAVDAALLARTRLAGAA
- a CDS encoding tetratricopeptide repeat protein, coding for MSRMPVAIATIAALLLGAAGPTLAADPAAPAKASAEIRATYDRMDALSRSVFWANEQQVDPNDPVAGVKLSQALRELGKYDQAAQAAEATLTVQPNNLEAMLALGRAHIARGQAFYGVAPLERARDAAPRDWRPLSLLGVAYQQVRRFDDARAAWNQALTLSPDNPDVLTNAAMAAMASGDAAGAEALLRRAAAQPSATIQVRQNLAIALGLQGKTGEAEAILRRDLPPEQAERNLAWLRNRANSTSAQAAGQTPDAARTWGSLGG
- a CDS encoding C40 family peptidase is translated as MPAQSFLGREFLTDRFDLLPPGALLARSDLAEQALEGLVRADRYAATTPLTCGAQAVDIRDRPDGQVVDQLVFGELFDVLERHGPLAWGRSRRSGVVGWVQVGPLAAPAEAPTHRVAGASADVFSGPSGGAVVANLPMNALVPEAGRRDGLSEIAGLGWVAAADLCDFATFERDLAASAERFVGAPFRPGGRTAQGLDCSGLVQQALYAAGLPGPRFAVDQAELGAAVQMGEARRGDLVVWRSDVVSPWGGHAAILLDAQTVIHASSAAGVVRTEALAEVDVRYRADGFEAPVVRRLP
- a CDS encoding M17 family metallopeptidase; protein product: MSAVHAEVLISAAEAGEGVRVVRIVRSGEALPDGVAAWAAAQDFTGKAGQLLLTPGADGGLGQALFGAGERFDPMSVRALAARLPSGVWRLEGVEGEDAAQAALAFALGSYLFDRYKARPERGRARLVAPNGVDVEAVLRIASACALAREMVDTPAADMGPLQIETVAREIAEEAGAEIAVTEGEALLDANYPAVHAVGRAAAPHRQPRLIEIGWKLDRLELPLVALVGKGVVFDTGGLDIKPAAGMRNMKKDMGGAAHALALGRLVMQADLPVRLVVVVAAVENAISADAFRPGDILRTRKGLTVEVGNTDAEGRLILADALTRAGEHRPDLTLDFATLTGAARIALGPELPPLYTDDDGLAAGLLQAASAVRDPLWRMPLWPGYGAALEADIADLRNDPAGWAQAGSVTAALFLQRFAPETGAWAHMDIFAWNPRGRPGWPEGGEAQGIRACFRYLQDRFGEKSEGR
- a CDS encoding 3-deoxy-manno-octulosonate cytidylyltransferase codes for the protein MNPLILIPARMAATRLPNKPLADIGGRPMIVRAWAQAAASGLPVAVAAGDPEIVEAVEAAGGRAVLTDPGLPSGSDRIRAALEALDPEGRHDAVINVQGDMPFADPGFALACAELLEAEPSCDIATLVSAEADPSDRTNPDVVKAVLALGEDERQGRALYFTRSTLYGDGPIWRHVGVYGYRREALMRFCAAPPSPLETREKLEQLRAMELGLQIWARVIGEAPLSVDNPADLEAARALAAVQAG
- the purT gene encoding formate-dependent phosphoribosylglycinamide formyltransferase, coding for MKLGTPLSDTAVRVMLLGAGELGKEVAIELQRLGVEVVAVDRYPNAPAMQVAHRSHVIPMTDPQVLNGVIMAEAPHIIVPEIEAIATDILAGIEAAGMATVIPTARAVQLTMNREGIRRLAAEDLDLPTSPYAFAGSADELAEGAARVGYPCFVKPVMSSSGKGQSYVESADEIADAWTYAQGAGRVAGGRVIVEGRIDFDYEITLLTVRSRGADGQTRTDFCAPIGHRQVKGDYVESWQPQPMSPAALASAQSIAGRVTEALGGWGVFGVELFVRGDQVWFSEVSPRPHDTGLVTLASQTFSEFALHARAILGLPVDVSQREPAASAVIYGGMEAAGVAFEGVAEALAVPTADLRLFGKPESFERRRMGVAVARGADVDQARERAREAAGRIRVVQG
- the yidD gene encoding membrane protein insertion efficiency factor YidD; protein product: MSLYERGVRAAHRGYKLTLSPWFGQSCRFLPTCSDYGRDALIQHGPLKGGWLTARRLCKCHPFGGSGYDPVPPAQHRAEKTKS
- a CDS encoding cytochrome c family protein, whose product is MSGDLKWNKIFGAGLGTAFVILVVQQVSGAIYHTEPPEKMGYFVDAPEEAAGGAEAELPPDWGTLLPVADVAAGEAAFARCQACHNIQQGGANGIGPNLFGVVGGPVMHAGGFAYSDAMAKHKAEAPTWGYDQLNSFITAPGRYVPGTKMSFAGIRDTQTRINLIAYLRSQGSGGFAVPAPDPARQPGATPAEAAAAGDTPVAPGAGEAAAPNGGQVGGAPDTSAAAQPESQTSNPAPMSSEANATGLGQNSPQR